A window from Drosophila kikkawai strain 14028-0561.14 chromosome 2L, DkikHiC1v2, whole genome shotgun sequence encodes these proteins:
- the LOC108085343 gene encoding selenoprotein BthD, translating into MPDKRPLDPTQPVLYIEHCRHRQIYRKRALHLHSSLADALRAIHPKVNLQLRINDCGPPQVGSFEVAVSPTPTEDTKARQRVWTGLKRMPSSSKIPHVDDILSPVCFALKLRDPHKESHRKVLTNLRRSIDKEDGKL; encoded by the coding sequence ATGCCCGACAAGCGGCCCCTGGACCCGACCCAGCCGGTGCTCTACATCGAGCACTGTAGGCATCGCCAAATCTACCGCAAAAGGGCTTTGCATCTCCACTCTTCGCTTGCGGACGCCTTGCGGGCCATCCACCCGAAGGTCAATCTACAGCTGAGGATCAACGACTGTGGGCCACCGCAGGTTGGATCCTTTGAGGTCGCCGTGTCACCCACCCCCACCGAGGACACTAAAGCGCGGCAGAGGGTATGGACGGGATTGAAGCGAATGCCCAGTTCATCGAAGATTCCGCATGTAGACGACATTCTCAGCCCGGTTTGCTTTGCCCTCAAGCTCCGGGATCCCCACAAGGAGTCGCATCGAAAGGTGCTCACCAATCTCAGGCGCAGCATAGACAAAGAAGATGGAAAGTTATAA